The DNA region ACGCAGCGCGCCGCGGCCGTGTCGAGCTACATCGATCGCCTGTGCACCCGCCTGCGCCCGTATGCGCTCGACCTCGTGAACGCGTTCGGCTACGAGCCCGAGCACGTGCGTGCCCCCATCGCGAGCGGTCTGGAGAAGCAGCGTCAGGATGAGGCCCGTGCGTACTACGCCGACCTCGCGGCGACCGGCCGGGCGCCGATCCAGGAGAAGGCGCTGAAGAAGAAGCAGCGCTGACCCCGCCCGCGGTTCATGGTCCAGGAATCCCGCCCCGTCTTCACGATCGAGGCGGGATCCCTGTGTCGGGTGTCGTTCTCAGGGCGCCGCGGTGAGGTCCACGCCGCGCGCGGCGGCCAGCGCCTGGAGCTTCTCGGCGGCATCGGTCTCGACGCACACGCATGCCTGCAGCCCCACCGCGTCTTCGTCGCGCAGGAGGTAGTAGCTGTCGGTGTCGGTCAGCTGCGCGCCGCCGGCATCGAAGAACAGCCACCGCACCCGGACGAGCACGAGACGGTCGGAGAGATCGCGGCGCTCGCGCAGCTCGAATCCGACGGAGGCCAGCCCCAGTCGCCGGTAGATCGGATAGGACTGCCGCAGACCGTCGATCATGGCGTCGCGGGATTCCAGCACACCAGAGGAGCGGTCGTTCACGATCGTCCCCGGCGTCGACCACAGCCCCGCCGCGGTCTCGGCATCGAACGCGGTGAGGCTGTCCGCGTAGCGGGTGAGGTACTCGGAGATCGTGTCGTCGGTGGTGGTCATGGCGCGAGCCTAGACGCGGCCGAGCGGAGCGCCCCCGGCCTTGACAATCGCCGATCCGCGCGGATGGCCGATTCCCATTCGGGGCTGGGTAGTCTCGGCAGGTACCCGATCCGAGGAGTCCGAGATGTCTGCCGTGAACGCCTATGCCGCACCCCGTGAAGCGGCCCCGCTCGAGAAGACCGTGATCGAACGGCGCGAGCTCGGCCCACTCGACGTGCTGATCGACGTCGCCTTCGCCGGGATCTGCCACTCCGATATCCACACGGTGCGCGGCGACTGGGGTCCGCAGCAGTATCCGCTCGCTCCCGGGCATGAGATCACCGGCACGGTGGCGGCAGTCGGCGCGGACGTCACCCGGCACGCGGTGGGCGACCGCGTCGGCGTCGGATGCCTGGTGAACTCGTGCGGCGAGTGCCGCAACTGCCTGCGCGACGAGGAGCAGTTCTGCACACAGGGGGCCGTGCTCACCTATGGCAGCACCGACCGTGACGGCACCGTCACCCAGGGCGGGTACTCCGAGCAGGTCGTCGTGACCGAGGCCTTCGTCCTGCGCATCCCCGATGCTCTGGCGCTGGATGTCGCTGCACCCCTGCTGTGCGCCGGCATCACGACCTACTCGCCGCTGCGGCACTGGAACGTCGGACCCGGCACTCGTGTCGCGGTCGTCGGTCTCGGCGGACTCGGGCACATGGGCGTGCAGATCGCGCACGCGCTCGGCGCCGAGGTGACCGTGCTCTCGCAGACCCTGAGCAAGAAGGACGACGGTCTGCGTCTCGGCGCCGACCACTATCGCGCCACGAGCGACCGCGAGACCTTCCGCGACCTGCGGTCGTCGTTCGACGTGATCCTCAACACGGTGAGTGCCGTGATCGATCTGCGCTCGTACCTGAGCCTGCTCGACGTCGGCGGAGCCATGGTGTGCGTCGGTGCTCCCGGCGAGCCCCTCGAGGTCGGCGTGATGTCGCTGATCGGCGGACGCCGCTCGCTCGCCGGCAGCAACATCGGCGGCATCCGCGAGACTCAGGAGATGCTCGACTTCTGTGCAGAGCACGGCATCGCCGCCGAGATCGAGACCATCCCCGCCTCCGACATCAACGCGGCCTATGAGCGCGTGCTGGCGTCGGACGTGCGGTACCGGTTCGTGATCGACGCGGCCACGTTCGGTTGAAGGCGGTGTCGGTCACCGCGGCTAGCCTGAGCGGATGACCTCTCTTCTCACGGGCCCCGACGCCCGCGACCGCTGCGCCTGGGTGGGCGACGACGACGAGTACCGCCGCTATCACGACGAGGAGTGGGGCACGCCCCTGCACGGCGATCGTGCGCTGTTCGAGAAGATGGCGCTCGAGGGCTTCCAGGCGGGGCTCTCGTGGATCACGATCCTGCGCAAGCGACCGCGGTTCCGCGAGGTGTTCGCAGGATTCGAGCCCGGGATCGTCGCGGAGTTCGACGAGTCCGACGTCGAGCGTCTGATGGGCGATGCCGGCATCGTCCGCAACCGCGCCAAGATCGAGGCGACCATCGGCAACGCCCGCATCGTCCGGGGCATGGCCGAGGGCGAGTTCGACGCGCTCATGTGGTCGTTCGCTCCGACGGCCGCGGGTGATCGCCCGTCATCCTTCGCCGACGTCCCGGCGGTCACGCCGGAATCGACCGCGCTGAGCACAGAGCTGCGCCGTCGCGGATTCCGCTTCGTCGGGCCGACCACGATGTACGCGCTGATGCAGTCGGGCGGGATGGTCGACGACCACATCTCGGGGTGCTGGCGAGCCTGACCCTCGGCGATGGGCAAATATCCCCATCGAGCAGTATTCCAGGACGCAGTTAGGATGAACGGGTGCTCGGTGGGCCCGTCGGGACTGCACAGGAGCAATCGAAGAGTGTCACCCTGGGGGGGAACCGGGAATGAAGGCGTTGTCATGGATGCGCGCACGACCGAAGACGCTGGCGTCGGCCGCCGGCGTCACCGTCGGCGTCATCGCCATCACCACGATGGCTTTCACCTATGAGGGATTCCCGACCACCAAGGTCGATCTGAACGACGGCGGCGTCTGGATCACCAAGACCTCGAGCCTGCTCGTCGGGCACTTCAACAACGAGTCGACCGTCCTCGACGGTGGCCTGCGCACCACGGGTGAGAACTACGACATCCTGCAGGACACGAGCAACATCCTCGTCGTCGATGAGAACGCCTCGACCCTGACCGCCGTCGATCCGGCACGCGTCTCGCTCAACGACTCCGCGAAGGTCCCCTCCTCCTCGAAGGTCGCGCTGGGCAACCGCACGGCCGCGATCCTCGACCAGAAGACCGGCGAGCTCTGGGTCGTTCCGGCGCAGGGTGTCTCCTCCTTCGAAGCCGAGGTCAACGAGCCGGTGGCGGAGCTGGGAGCCGGTGCCGACGTGGCGGTGGCCAAGGACGGCACCGTCTTCGGACTCGCGCCGGAGCGCGGCGAGGTCGTCACCGTCCCTGTGGACAACGAGGGGGAGGCGCTCGACGCCTCCGCAGCCTCGGTCGGCGAGCTCGATGCGGCCGCGAAGCCGACCATCACAGCCGTTGGACGCACACCGGTCGTGCTCGATCGCGCCGCCGGGGTCGTGACCTCGCCCGGTGGCATGCGCACCGAGATCCGCGGTGCCGACAAGGCGGTCCTGCAGCAGTCGTCCGAGAACACCGACGCGGTGGCGATCTCGACTGCGAACGCCCTCGTCAGCGTCCCCCTCGACGGCAGCGAGCCGACCGAGGTCGACGCGGGGGGCGACGGCACCGCGGCCGCTCCCGTCTGGCTGCGCGGATGCACCTACGGCGCGTGGGCCGGCACGGCGACCTTCATCCGCGAGTGCCCGGGCACGACCAACGACGTCAACGCCCAGGTCGAGGGCGCCGAAGACGCGAAGAGCCTCGTGTTCCGTGTCAACCGCGACGTCATCATCCTCAACGACGCCGTGGGCGGCGCGGCCTGGCTGGCCAACGAGAGTCTGCAGCGCGTCGACAACTGGAACGACCTCACCCCGCCGGAAGGCGAGACCGAGAACGAGGACGACTCGACCGAGGAGACCGTCGAGACGACGCTCCCGGAGCGCAAGGAGGAGAACACTCCTCCGATCGCCGAGGACGACACCTTCGGCGTGCGCCCCGGTGTCACGACCATGCTCCCGGTGCTCGACAACGACAACGACCCCGACGGCGACGTCCTGGTCGCCACGCTCGCCGAGGCCCAGCCCGCGATCGGCACGATCCAGCAGGTGCAGAACGGCGGATCACTGCAGATCGCGGTCGAGGAGGGCGCGTCCGGCTCGACGACGTTCACCTACGAGGCCGATGACGGCCGCGGTGGCAAGGACACGGCGGCCGTCACGCTGACCGTCTTCGACAAGAGCGTCAACACCGCCCCTGTCCCCAAGCGCAGGACGACCTTGACGGTCGAGACCGGCGGCACGATCTCGTACAACATCCTCCCGGACTGGATCGACCCGGAGGGCGACGACGTCTACCTCAAGGACGTGGTCGCCGCTCCCGGAGACGAGGTCGACTTCAACACCGACGGTCAGATCACCTACAAGGCCACGGCGAGCCAGCAGGGGCATAAGGAGGTGCAGGTCACGGTCGCCGACGGATACGGCGAGACGGCCACCGCCACGGTGATCCTCGACGTGCGGCCGGAGGGCTCGACGAAGCCGAAGACCAACGCCGACCACGTCGTCACCCGCGTCGGCGAGCAGGTCACGGTGGCGCCGCTCGCCAACGACACCAGCTCGGGCCGAGAGCTGCTGCGTCTCGGGCGCGTGAACGAGGTCCCCGGCGCGACCATCGTGACCGACGGCCCCAACAAGACGTTCACATTCACCGCCGATGCCCCCGGCACCTACTACGTGCTGTATCTCGCGACCGCCGGTCCCGAGAACGGCGAGGGGATCGTGCGCGTTGACGTGCTGGAGGCGAGCGAGACGGATCTGCCCCCTGTCGCCGTGCGCGACGTGGCGCTGCTGCCGACCGGTGGTGACGTGCTCATCGGTGTGCTCGCGAACGATGTCGACCCCGCCGGCGGCATCCTCGTCGTGCAGTCGGTCTCGATCGAGGACGACTCCGGCGTCTCGGTGTCGGTCATCAACCATGAGACCCTCCGTATCACCGACCAGGGATCGCTCACCGATCAGGCCCGCATCAAGTACCGGATCTCGAACGGTTCCAAGTCGGCCGAGGGCGAGGTCGTGGTGATCCCGATCCCCGCGCCCGACCAGCTCCTCCAGCCGGTCGTGAACGACGACACCGCGATCGTGCGTGCCGGCGACGTCGTCACCATCCCGGTGCTCGACAACGACACGCATCCGAACGACGACGTCATGCACGTCGTGCCCGAGCTGGTCGAGCCCCTCGTCGACCCGGAAGACGGCGAGGCGTTCGTCTCGCAGGACACGATCCGCTTCAAGGCCGGACCCGTCGCGAAGACGGTCTATCTGACGTATGAGGCCGTCGACTCCCGCCAGCAGAAGGACGCCGGCTACGTCACGATTCAGATCCTCCCCGTCGACGCGGACACCAACGCCGCTCCACGCCCTCAGGATCTCGTTGCGCGCGTGCTCGCCGGATCCACCGCGAACATCGCCGTGCCTCTGGACGGCATCGACGCCGACGGCGACTCGGTCGAGCTGATCGACATCGCCTCCAGCCCCACGAAGGGCCGCATCACCGAGACCGCGCAGAACTACTTCACCTACGAGGCGTTCGACGACTCCTCCGGTGTCGATGTGTTCCGCTATCGAGTGCGCGACCGCCTCGGCAAGGAGGGCATCGCCACGATCCGCGTGGGCATCGCTCCGGGCGAGCAGGTCAACCAGAGGCCCTTCGCGGTGAAGGATGCCGTGGTCGTGCGACCCGGCCGTGAGATCTCGGTACCGGTGATGCTCAACGACTCCGACCCCGAGGGCGACAAGATCAGTCTCGTGAAGGACGGTCTCGAGGTTCCGACCGACACGGGGATCACGGCCCGCGTCTCGGGTGACCGCGTGCTGGTGCAGGCGCCGAACCGCGAGCTCGAGACGTCGCTGCAGTACACGATCCGCGATGCGCGGGGCGCGGAAGCCACCGCGGCCCTGCAGATCACGGTCGACGAGGACGTGCCGTTGCAGGCGCCCGTCGCGCGAGACGACCGCGTGCGCCCGACCGACCTCACCGACGGCACGATGAGTGCCGACCTCGACATCCTCAAGAACGACGAGGACCCGGACGGCACGACCGACCGCCTCAAGCTCGCGCTCGGTGAAGGCGCCATGCAGCTCGAGAACGGCAAGGTGCGGGTCACCGTGACGGAGAACCTGCAGCTCATCCGCTACACGATCACCGACCAGGACGAACTGGCCGCATCGGCCTTCATCTTCGTTCCCGCCGAAGCGGACCTCCGGCCGATCCTCGACTCGACGAAGCCGCTCGAGGTCATGAGCGGCGAGACCAAGGAGATCCCGCTCTCGAAATTCGTCACCGTCGCCGGCGGCGGTACGGCTCGGATCACCGAACACGCCAAGGTCACCGCCGTGTATGCGAACGGCGACGACCTCGTGAAGGACGAGACGACGCTGGTCTACACCTCGGCCGACGGGTACTTCGGACAGGACTCGCTCACCTTCGAGGTCACCGACGGCACGGGCCCCGACGACCCCGAGGGCCGCACGGCGACGCTGAGCATCCCGATCAACGTGCTGCCGCCGGAGAACCAGCAGCCGGTGTTCACGGGGGCAGAGGTCATCGTCGCCCCGGGGGAGAAGGCGTCGACGCTCGACCTCGCTGCGCTCACGACCGACCCCGATCCGGAGGACGAGGGCACGCACAGGTACAAGTACGTCAGCGGCGCCGGCAAGGGCATCACCGCCAAGATCGATGGCTCGAAGCTGCTCGTGGAAGCGTCGTCGGATGTCGAGAAGGGCACGGTCGCCTCGCTCAAGCTCGAGATCACCGACGGAACGACCGAGGCGGTCGAAGGCACCGTGACCGTGCGCGTCGGCGCGTCGACCCGCCCACTGCCCGCGGCCAACACCGACACGATCTCGGAAGCGGATCAGGGCAAGAGCATCACGGTGCCCGTGCTCGCGAACGACTACAACCCGTTCCCGGAGACGCCGCTCAAGCTGATGACGGCCGCCACGGAGTCGGGCTCCGGCGGCGCGGCCGTCAAGGGCGATCAGGTGGTCGTCACGCCCGACCCCAGCTTCGTCGGGACCATGGTCGTGCGCTATCGCATCCAGGACGCGACGAAGGATGCCGAGCGCGAAGCCAACGGGCAGATCATCGTCACGGTGCAGGGTGTTCCGGACGCGCCGGGAACCCCTCTCGTCTCGAGCGTGCAGGACCGTACCGTCGTCGTCTCCTATGGGGCGCCGGCGAACAACGGCGCCGAGATCACGAAGTACACGGTGAAGTCCGTCAGCGGCAACCCGTACTCGAAGGAGTGCCGCTCCACCACCTGCACGCTGGACGGCTTGACCAACAACGTCGAATACACCTTCCAGGTGACCGCGACGAACCGCGTCGGCGAGTCGAAGCCGTCAGGCTCGTCGGCGGTCGCCCGTCCGGACGCTCGGCCCGACACCCCGAACCCGCCGACCCTCGCCTTCGGCGACAAGTCCCTCAAGGTCTCCTGGGCCACCCCGACAACTCCCGGATCTCCTGTCGAGAGCTACACGCTGGAGATCTCCCCGGCTCCGCCGTCCGGGGTCTCGCAGAAGCAGGCCACCGGGAACTCGATGACCTGGGAGGGGCTCGAGAACGGCGGCATCTACCAGGTGCGCGTGCAGGCTCACAACCGCGCGCCCGAGCCGTCGAGCTGGAGCGGCTGGTCGGCGTCGGAGGTACCGGCAGGTCCTCCGATGCCCGCGGCCGCCCCAACCGTCGCGCAGCTGCAGGCCGTGGGCAGCCAGGCGCAGATGCAGGTGAGCTGGGTGCCGGGGAATCCCAACGGTGATCCGATCGACTCCTTCGAACTGCAGGTATGGGAGGGCGGAACGCTCCGCAACACACTCACCCCGGGGGCGTCCATACGGTCGCAAGCGGTCTCGGTCCCGACATCAGAGGTGCCGTACACCTACCGCATCCGTGCCCAGAACAAGGCGGGCTGGGGCGACTGGAGTCCCATGTCGGCACCGCGCCGCGGTGTGAACAAGCCCGACGCTCCTGTTCTCTCGGCCGTCACGCCGGGCGATCGCTCGCTCACTCTCACCTGGTCCCGGAGCGCCCTCAACGGCGCGAAGACGACCGAGGTGCAGTACCAGTACTCGATCAACGGCGGTAGCAGCTGGGCGGCGATGCCGGGCAACAACGTGGTCACCGGACTCGCCAACGGAACCAACTACAACGTGCGGGTGCGCGCGGTCGCGACGGTCGACGGGTCGACGTACGCGAGCGATCCCTCCGGACAGATCGTCGGCAACCCGTACGGTCCGCTGAAGCAGCCGGCGGTCAGCGCTTCGCAGAACCCCACCAGCGTCACCTTCAACTGGGACGCGGGGCCCGCCGCGAACGGCCGCTCCATCAAGACCGTCCGCATCCGCATCGACGGCGGCGGCTGGCAGAACGTCGCCGCCAGCGGCAGCCGTACGGTCGGCGACGGGTACAGCCAGCGGCACACGATCGACGTCGAGGTCACCGACCAGGCAGGCCAGCAGATCACCCGATCCGCGGAGCAGACGTCCGGACCGAAGCCCGACCCGCGCGCCTGGGTCACCTCGACCGGAAACGCGAACGGACAGCCCAACTGCAACGACGGCACGTGCGCATACTTCTACCTCACCGGCCGCGGCTTCCCGGCGAACTCCAGCATGTGGGTGCAGTGCGCCAGCAACGCGCCGCCTCCCTACGGCGGCACATTCGGCGGACGGACCGTCACGACCGACGGCAACGGCAACATCGATCAGCAGCTCGGCTGCTACCTCGGCATGCGCCGCGGGACGATCGAGGCCTGGGTCGTGATGGACGGCAAGGAATACGAACACAAGGTCTGGCAGTGATGCCGCGCGACACCTCTCCACGAGAACAAGGAACGACACCCTCATGACAATGACCCCCGAGCAGGCCGCCTGGTTCCAGGGCACCTTCCAGCGCCTCGTCGAGAACATCGACAAGGCCGTGCAGGGCAAGCAGGAGATCGTCGGCCTCGTGCTGGCCTCGATGCTCGCCGAGGGCCACGTGCTCCTCGAGGATGCACCGGGAACGGGCAAGACCAGCCTCGCCAAGGCGCTGGCCGCGACCGTGCAGGGCACCAGCGCGCGCATCCAGTTCACGCCCGACCTGCTGCCGTCCGATGTCACCGGCGTGACGATCTACGATCAGCAGTCGCACCGCTTCGAGTTCCACAGGGGCCCGATCTTCGCGTCGATCGTGCTCGCCGACGAGATCAACCGCGCATCGCCCAAGACCCAGTCCGCGCTGCTCGAGGTCATGGAGGAGTCGCGCGTCACGGTCGACGGCGTCACGCACGAGGCCGGTCGCCCCTTCCTCGTGATCGCGACGCAGAACCCCATCGAGCAGGCGGGCACCTACAAGCTGCCCGAGGCGCAGCTCGACCGCTTCCTGATCAAGACGTCGATCGGCTACCCCGACCTCGCCGTGACCGAGAGCATCCTCGCCGGTGCCTCTGACCGCAACCCCTCGGCCGGCCTGTCCGCGGTCATCACCACGAGTGCGGTGGCCGATATGGCCGACCTCGCTGCGACCGTGCACGTCGAGCCCGCCGTGCTCCGCTACGTGGCCGAGCTCGCCGAGGCCACGCGCGAGGACGGCGCCATCCGTCTCGGCGTGTCGGTGCGCGGGGCGATCGCGATGGTGCGCATGGCCAAGGTGTGGGCAGCGGCCCAGGGGCGCCACTTCGTGCTTCCCGACGACATCAAGGCCCTCGCCCGCCCGGTCTGGCAGCACCGCCTGCTTCTCGACGCCGAGGCCGAGTTCGCCGGCACCAGCAGCGACACCGTGATCGCCCGTGTTCTCGACGCGGTGGCGGCGCCCCAGGCCCGAGTGGCGGCCTGATGACCGCGGAGGCCCTTCCGGCGTCGACGCCGCAGATGGAGCGCGACGCCGGTTGGCGTGACATCGCGGCCGTCCTCGGTGCGCGCGCCCTGACGCGCCTCCGCAAGATCACCTCCGCCGTCCGCCCGCTGGCCTGGGTGCTGATGGCTCTCGCCGTCGGCTTCTGGGTGCTCGGCCAGACCGCCGGATGGGCGGAGTTCACCATCGCCGCCGTCGTCATCGCGATCGCCGTGGTCCTGTGCGCGCTGTTCCTCATCGGCCGCACCGCCTACGACGTCGCGCTCGACCTCGCCCGCACCCGTGTGGTCGTGGGAGAGCGCGCGGTCGGTGCCCTGACCCTCGCCAACCGCGGCACCAGGGCCATCCTCCCGTCTCGTGTGGTGCTCCCCGTCGGTTCCGGACGCGGCGAGTTCGGCATCCAGCGACTCGCGCCGGGGGAGGAGGCGGAGGAACTCTTCGCGATCCCCACCCAGAAGCGCGGCGTGGTCAAAGTGGGGCCGGTGAGCGTCGTCCGCGGCGACCCGCTCGGCCTGTTCGAGCGGGCTCACCGTCGTGACGACCCTGTCGACCTCTTCGTGCACCCGCGCACCGTGCTGTTCGACGGTCAGTCGCTCGGCTACCTGCGCGACCTCGAAGGACTTCCCGCAGCGGATCTGTCTCGCGACGACGTCTCGTTCCACGCCCTCCTGGAGTACCAGCCGGGCGACGACCTGCGTCACGTGCACTGGCGGTCGACGGCCCGCACCGGCACCATGATGGTCCGGCAGTACGAGGAGACCCGACGCTCGCACTTCGTGATCGGGCTCTCGCGCTCGCTCGCCGACTACGCCACCGAAGACGACTTCGAGCTCGGGGTCTCGGCCGCGGGGTCGATCGGCCTGCGCGCTCTGCGCGACTCTCAGCGCGTCGACATGCGCGTGCAGGGCCGGGAGCTTCCCGCGGGCACCGGCAAGCAGCTGCTCGACTCGCTCTCGGCCGTGGAGAACAGCAAGCCGAAGGAGGGTGGCATCGCCGAGCTCGCGGGCGTCGTGTCCGCCACCATGCCGTTGGCGAGCGTGGTGGTCCTGGTCTGCGGCGCTCGGGTGAAGTCCGACGATCTCCGCCTCGCGTGCGCGCGTCTGCCGTTCGGTGCCCGTGTCCTCGTCGTGGTCGCCGACACCACGGCCTCCGCCCCGGCGCTGCGCCGCATCGGCGATGCCGACGTCGTCACGGTGGGTGCGCTCGAACAGGTCCCGCTCGCTCTGCAGAAGGTGCTCGCATGACCGGGTCCTCCGCCGCGTTCGGCGACCTCCCCCTCCGCCGTTGGATCCTCGACCTGGGAGCGACGACGCTCCTGGTCCTCACGGCCCTCGTGGGCTTCTGGCCGACGTTCGCCGGTCCGTCGTTCCTGCCCGCCGCCATCGGTGGAATCCTGATCGGCCTGGCGATCGCGGTCATCACGACCTGGCGTCATTGGGGCATCCTGATCATCGCGGGTCTCACGATCGCCGCGTACTTCGTGTTCGGCGGAGCTTTCGCTCTGCCGCAGACGTCGATCCTCGGCTTCATCCCGACCATCGAGACGCTGCAGAAGCTCGCGCTCGGGACGGTCACCGCGTGGAAGCAGATGCTCACCACGGTCGCCCCCGTCGCGGCGGCCGACGGACACCTCGTCGTCCCGTTCCTGCTGGCGCTGGTCGTCACCACCGTGACCGCCTCCCTCGCGCTCCGGCTGTCGCAGGTGGCGTGGGCCCTGATCCCGGCCGGCGTGCTGCTCATGCTGGTGATCGCGCTCGGCACGCCCGAACCCGCGTTCCCACTCGTGCAGGGACTCGTCTTCGCGGTCGTGAGCATGTCGTGGCTCGCCCTTCGCCAGTTGTGGGCACCGCAGAACACGGCGATCTCCGTCAGCGAGGTCGATCCCTCCCGCGCCGCGCACATGCGCACCCGGCGTCTGCTCGCCGGGGTGGCCGTGTTGGCGATCGCCGGTGGCGCGGGGGTGGCCACGAGCGCCGTCGCGAACCCGGCGCAGCCACGACACGTGTTCCGCGACGTGATCATCCCGCCGTTCGACATCCGGGATTACCCGAGCCCCCTGCAGGCGTTCCGGAAGAACGTGCGCGACGAGGCGGACCAGACGCTGTTCACGGTGCAGGGCCTGCCCAAGGGCGCGCGCGTGCGCACCGCGGTCATGGACCAGTTCGACGGGATGGTCTACAACGTCACCGACGGCGGGCCGACCTCGTCGAGCGCATTCAGCCCCCTGCGCTCGAACATGTCGCCGGATGCCGAGGGTGTCCCGGTGACGCTCAAAGTCGAGATCGGTGCGTATCGCGGAGTATGGATGCCCACCGCGGGCGAGCTGTCCGAGATCAGGTTCTCCGGCGACGATGCCGAGCAGTTGCGCCGCGGCACCTACGTGAACACCGAGACGGGCACCGCCGTCTCCACCACGAAGCTGACGAAGGGTGACGAGTACACGGTGGATGCCGTGATGCCGAACGTACCCGACGACGAGCAGCTCGCCGAGGTGCCGTTCGGCAAGGTGTCGATGCCGAAGCCGAGCAACGTGCCGGAAGAGCTCACGGCCCTCGCCGCCGAGACCATCGCCGGTGCCGAGACGCCGATCGAACGGGTGCGGGCCCTCGAGAACTTCCTCTCCAAGGAGGGCTTCTTCAGCCACGGGCTCGAGGGCGAGGTCATCTCCCGCGCCGGCCACACCGCCGAGCGCATCTCGACGCTCGTCGGCGGGGAGCAGATGATCGGTGACGACGAGCAGTACGCCGTCGCCATGGCGCTGCTCGCCGGGCAGGTCGACATCCCCGCCCGGGTGGTCATGGGCTATTACCCCGACGAGGACAAGGCAGGCGAAGCCACGTTCGCCGCCACCGGCGACAACGTGCACGCCTGGGTCGAGGTCAACTTCGAGGGACTCGGGTGGATGGCGTTCAACCCCACCCCGCCCGAAGACCAGGTGCCGAACGACCAGAACACCAAGCCGCGCGTCGACCCGAAGCCGCAGGTGCTGCAGCCGCCCCCTCCGCCGCAGGAGCCCGTCGACCTGCCACCCACCCTGCCCGACGACCGCGAGGCCGAGGACGAGAGTCTGAACCTCGCGGGCATCATCGGGGCGATCCTCGTGATCGGCGGCATCTCCCTCGGAGTGATCGCACTGCTGGCATCGCCCTTCATCGTGATCGGCGCGTGGAAGGCGGCGAAGCGTCGTTCCCGCCGCGCGGCCGCGCGCACCGCCGACCGCATCAGCGGCGGCTGGGACGAGCTCACCGACCGTGCTGTCGACTACGGCGCCCGCATCCCTCCCGGAGGCACGCGGATCGAAGAGGCGGCGGTCGTGGCGTCGTCGCTCACGGTCCCGCAGGTCACCGCCCTCGCCGAGCGGGCCGACGCCGACGTGTTCGGCCCCGCCGAGCCGAGCCCGGAGGATGTCGAGTCCTTCTGGCACGAGGTCGACGACATCGTCGGCGGACTGGGCAAGGAGGCCGGCTTCTGGAAGCGCCTCCAGGCGCGACTGAGCGTCCGCTCCCTGATCGGCGGCACCGCCATCTCGAACGGATTCCAGAACCTGAAGGACGCGGCGGCCGTGCGCGTCCGCCGCGAACCTGGCACCATCAAGAACAGCACGACGCCCCCGTCCCCCGAGAGCGAGACCTCATGACGCAGCCCGCGCCCGACCAGATCGCGCCGGTCTCCCGTCGCGCCGTCGCCTATCTCATCGACGCCTTGATCGCCGGGGGCCTCGCGATCGTGCTCGGCGGCGGACTCCTCGTCGCCGTGTCGCTCGCCGGCAGCGTCGAGGCCGGCCTCGGAGTCCTGCTGATCGGCGGCCCCGTGGTGGGCCTGGTGCTGCTCGGCTGGTTCTTCGTCTACACGGTGATGCAGGCGGGGGCCGGCTCGATCGGCATGCGCGCTCAGAGTCTGAAGCTCGCCTCGGCCGCGGACGGGAGTCCGCTCGGCTTCGGACGCACGCTGCTGCGCAACGTCATCTTCGGCCTCGCCGCCTCCGTCGTCGTGGGGTACTTCACCCCGCTCTTCGACGGTTCCGGACGGTTCCAGGGATGGCACGACAAGGTCGCCGGATCCCTG from Microbacterium sp. SY138 includes:
- a CDS encoding transglutaminaseTgpA domain-containing protein, with the translated sequence MTGSSAAFGDLPLRRWILDLGATTLLVLTALVGFWPTFAGPSFLPAAIGGILIGLAIAVITTWRHWGILIIAGLTIAAYFVFGGAFALPQTSILGFIPTIETLQKLALGTVTAWKQMLTTVAPVAAADGHLVVPFLLALVVTTVTASLALRLSQVAWALIPAGVLLMLVIALGTPEPAFPLVQGLVFAVVSMSWLALRQLWAPQNTAISVSEVDPSRAAHMRTRRLLAGVAVLAIAGGAGVATSAVANPAQPRHVFRDVIIPPFDIRDYPSPLQAFRKNVRDEADQTLFTVQGLPKGARVRTAVMDQFDGMVYNVTDGGPTSSSAFSPLRSNMSPDAEGVPVTLKVEIGAYRGVWMPTAGELSEIRFSGDDAEQLRRGTYVNTETGTAVSTTKLTKGDEYTVDAVMPNVPDDEQLAEVPFGKVSMPKPSNVPEELTALAAETIAGAETPIERVRALENFLSKEGFFSHGLEGEVISRAGHTAERISTLVGGEQMIGDDEQYAVAMALLAGQVDIPARVVMGYYPDEDKAGEATFAATGDNVHAWVEVNFEGLGWMAFNPTPPEDQVPNDQNTKPRVDPKPQVLQPPPPPQEPVDLPPTLPDDREAEDESLNLAGIIGAILVIGGISLGVIALLASPFIVIGAWKAAKRRSRRAAARTADRISGGWDELTDRAVDYGARIPPGGTRIEEAAVVASSLTVPQVTALAERADADVFGPAEPSPEDVESFWHEVDDIVGGLGKEAGFWKRLQARLSVRSLIGGTAISNGFQNLKDAAAVRVRREPGTIKNSTTPPSPESETS
- a CDS encoding MoxR family ATPase — protein: MTMTPEQAAWFQGTFQRLVENIDKAVQGKQEIVGLVLASMLAEGHVLLEDAPGTGKTSLAKALAATVQGTSARIQFTPDLLPSDVTGVTIYDQQSHRFEFHRGPIFASIVLADEINRASPKTQSALLEVMEESRVTVDGVTHEAGRPFLVIATQNPIEQAGTYKLPEAQLDRFLIKTSIGYPDLAVTESILAGASDRNPSAGLSAVITTSAVADMADLAATVHVEPAVLRYVAELAEATREDGAIRLGVSVRGAIAMVRMAKVWAAAQGRHFVLPDDIKALARPVWQHRLLLDAEAEFAGTSSDTVIARVLDAVAAPQARVAA
- a CDS encoding DUF58 domain-containing protein gives rise to the protein MTAEALPASTPQMERDAGWRDIAAVLGARALTRLRKITSAVRPLAWVLMALAVGFWVLGQTAGWAEFTIAAVVIAIAVVLCALFLIGRTAYDVALDLARTRVVVGERAVGALTLANRGTRAILPSRVVLPVGSGRGEFGIQRLAPGEEAEELFAIPTQKRGVVKVGPVSVVRGDPLGLFERAHRRDDPVDLFVHPRTVLFDGQSLGYLRDLEGLPAADLSRDDVSFHALLEYQPGDDLRHVHWRSTARTGTMMVRQYEETRRSHFVIGLSRSLADYATEDDFELGVSAAGSIGLRALRDSQRVDMRVQGRELPAGTGKQLLDSLSAVENSKPKEGGIAELAGVVSATMPLASVVVLVCGARVKSDDLRLACARLPFGARVLVVVADTTASAPALRRIGDADVVTVGALEQVPLALQKVLA